AAACGCACCAGCAGAGATAAACAACAATGCTACTGCAAAAAGTTTCTGAAACATGCCCAAGCTCCTTAATTCAGTGATCACAAACTACGCCTGCCTTCTCAGTCTCGCAACCCGCCTTACAAAAACTTGATAATTACCAAGCAGCTTGATTTCCGTTACGCCTGCACTACTTCTACTCACTAACCAATCATTTGGATGATAAAAGGCGCAGTTTCGCCGCAAAAGTAAGGATACATGATGAGCAACAGCATTTTGTTCAAACCTTTTGAAAGTGAAAATCTTTCTCTCGATAACCGTATCGTAATGGCGCCTATGACACGGTCCTTCTCCCCGGGCAACGTGCCAAATGATCTGAACGTGGAATATTACCGCAAACGTGCAGCCGGTGGTGTTGGCTTGATTATCACAGAAGGTACATGTGTTGGACATAAAGCTGCAAACGGCTACCCGAACATTCCTTTCATTCACGGCGATGAAGCGCTTGCAGGCTGGAAAAAAGTGGTTGATGCCGTGCACGCTGAAGGCGGCAAAATCATGCCTCAGCTTTGGCATGTGGGCTCTGTACGCCGCCCAGGCACAGAGCCAGATGAAACTGTGCCGGGCTACGGCCCTTCAGGCATGGTGATGCCAGGCAAACAAAAATGCCATGTAATGACAGAAGAAGACATCGCGGATGTGATCGCTGCCTTTGCTAGAGCAGCAGCAGATGCAAAAGCTATCGGTTTCGACGGCGTTGAAGTGCACGGTGCTCATGGTTACCTCGTAGATCAGTTCTTCTGGGGCGGCGTAAATGTTCGTGATGACCAGTGGGGCGGCAACCTTGTGAAACGCACACGTTTTGCTGCTGAGATTATCAAAGCTATCCGCGCTGAAGTTGGCCCAAATTATCCAGTAATCCTTCGCTGGTCTCAGTGGAAACAGCAAGATTACAGCGTAAAATTGGTAGATAACTCGTCTGAGATGGAGCAGTTCTTGGCACCACTTACTGATGCTGGTGTGGATATCTTCCACTGTTCTACCCGCCGTTTCTGGGAGCCAGAGTTTGAAGGAAGTGATCTCAATCTAGCTGGTTGGACTCGTAAAATCACGGGCAAACCAACAATCACCGTTGGCAGCGTTGGCCTTGATAGCGCCTTCACTGAAGAAGGTCAGAAAACATTCTCAGAAGGTAATATCGTAAACCTTGATAAACTCACTGAACGTATGGAACGCGATGAGTTTGATCTGGCGGCAGTTGGCCGGGCTCTTATCGCCAATCCAGATTGGGTGGAAAAAGTTCGCAGTGACGCTATGGAGGATTTGTCTCCATACACAAAAGAGATGCTGATGAAACTGGCATAAGCAATTTCAGAAGGGGTGGCGTTATGTCACCCCATTCTCTCTATTTCCCGACTCACAAAAAATCCCACCTCAAATCTACCGTTCCCCTAACGGCATTTGGCATAATCTTGTGAAAAACTGCTGTAAAAAAGCTTTTAATTTCAAAGTAAGCCAAACTTATTCATCCGAAATACGAATCTGTCTTTTCAGCCGCTATATTTAAGTTTAAGGGGGATTTAACTCTGCATAAAATAACGCAGGGAAATGGGTAACCTGAAGGGGAAGGGACAATAATGACAAACCTTCGGATTTCGCCAGCAGCTGCCCCGAATAAAGCCTCGGCTTTAGCTGCCATGCGCGAAGCATATGAGTTGGACGAAACAAAAGCCGTTCAGCGCATTTTGGAAAATTTCCCGCTTGATGATTCAAGCCGTAAAGATATTGCCGTAAGTGCTGCTGCAATTGTTGCGCAGTCACGCGCTATGAAAGAACAACAAGGCAGCTTAGATGCTTTCCTTGCTGAATTCGGCCTTTCAAATCAAGAAGGTGTAGCGCTGATGTGTTTGGCGGAGGCCCTCCTCCGCGTACCAGACACTGCAACACAGGATAAATTGATTGCTGAGAAAATTCAGTCTGGTGACTGGTCTTCTCACAAAGGGCAATCTGACAGCACCTTTGTGAACGCCTCCACTTGGGCACTTATGCTGACAGGCGGTGTGATTGATCTTGATAAATCTATCACGAAGAACCCTGGTTCATGGGTGAAATCCCTTATTGGCCGTACGGGTGAGCCAGTAATCCGTGCTGCGGTTAACCAAGCCATGAAAATCATGGGCAAACAGTTTGTATTTGGCCGTACCATTGGCGAAGGACTGACACGTCAGGGCAAACAGGCACCTGAGCATAAGATGATGAGCTTTGACATGCTGGGTGAAGGTGCCCGTACCATGGAAACAGCCCATCGTTATTATGACCTTTACAAAGCATCAATCGATGCTGTTGGTTCAGCAACAAAAGCTGATGGTGACAATCCGCATGACCGCTCTAGCGTTTCTATCAAGCTTTCAGCACTTCATCCCTGTTATAATGAAGCTAACGAAGGTCGTGTAATGGCTGAAATGCTGCCAATGGTGAAAGACCTGGCAGTAAAAGCAAAATCTTACGACATTCAGATGACAATTGACGCCGAAGAAGCGGACCGTCTGGATATCTCCTTGCGCCTGTTC
This DNA window, taken from Kordiimonas sp. SCSIO 12603, encodes the following:
- a CDS encoding NADH:flavin oxidoreductase, which translates into the protein MSNSILFKPFESENLSLDNRIVMAPMTRSFSPGNVPNDLNVEYYRKRAAGGVGLIITEGTCVGHKAANGYPNIPFIHGDEALAGWKKVVDAVHAEGGKIMPQLWHVGSVRRPGTEPDETVPGYGPSGMVMPGKQKCHVMTEEDIADVIAAFARAAADAKAIGFDGVEVHGAHGYLVDQFFWGGVNVRDDQWGGNLVKRTRFAAEIIKAIRAEVGPNYPVILRWSQWKQQDYSVKLVDNSSEMEQFLAPLTDAGVDIFHCSTRRFWEPEFEGSDLNLAGWTRKITGKPTITVGSVGLDSAFTEEGQKTFSEGNIVNLDKLTERMERDEFDLAAVGRALIANPDWVEKVRSDAMEDLSPYTKEMLMKLA